A genomic segment from Pseudosulfitobacter sp. DSM 107133 encodes:
- the phnH gene encoding phosphonate C-P lyase system protein PhnH, whose product MQADALSGGFANAAIDAAHAFRHIMQVMAQPGRIETVTGGTPPAPLSRAAGIVLLTLCDPETPVFLAPSRDTKAVRDWITFHTGAPFCGAEDAAFAAGTWDELSGLPFPIGTAEYPDRSTTLIVECDALSNTGATLRGPGIKDSAMLSLPETTAFQANTKLFPLGLDHFLTAGDQVAALPRTTKVS is encoded by the coding sequence ATGCAGGCCGATGCCCTCTCTGGCGGTTTTGCCAATGCTGCGATCGACGCCGCCCACGCGTTTCGCCACATCATGCAGGTGATGGCGCAGCCGGGGCGGATTGAAACCGTGACCGGCGGCACGCCGCCCGCACCGCTGTCTCGGGCGGCCGGGATCGTGTTGCTGACGCTGTGCGATCCCGAAACGCCAGTGTTCCTGGCGCCCTCCCGCGACACAAAGGCGGTGCGCGACTGGATCACCTTTCACACTGGCGCGCCGTTTTGCGGGGCCGAGGATGCAGCCTTTGCCGCGGGCACATGGGACGAACTCAGCGGCCTGCCCTTTCCCATCGGCACGGCGGAATATCCCGACCGGTCCACCACGCTGATCGTGGAATGTGACGCCCTGAGCAACACCGGTGCGACCCTGCGCGGTCCGGGGATCAAGGACAGCGCCATGCTGTCCCTGCCCGAAACCACAGCCTTTCAGGCCAATACCAAGCTGTTCCCGCTGGGCCTGGACCACTTCCTGACCGCAGGCGACCAAGTGGCCGCCCTGCCCCGAACCACGAAAGTAAGCTGA
- a CDS encoding GFA family protein — protein MIEPVFERHHFNFTAASPAVFTQPSEGSGKDIHAHFCSDCGTKLALTFERWPDKIGIYIGTLDDPTRISVRPENSKHIFVSEAPSGTLLPPDVKIFQRHAAENDGTPIEPTIYSKPVVK, from the coding sequence ATGATCGAGCCAGTTTTTGAAAGACATCACTTCAACTTCACTGCCGCCTCACCTGCGGTCTTTACGCAACCCTCTGAAGGAAGCGGCAAAGACATTCATGCGCACTTCTGTTCAGATTGCGGCACTAAGTTGGCGCTGACCTTCGAAAGGTGGCCAGACAAAATCGGAATATACATCGGGACGCTGGACGATCCGACCCGGATCAGCGTCAGGCCGGAAAACAGCAAGCACATTTTCGTTTCCGAGGCTCCCTCAGGGACCCTCTTGCCTCCCGATGTCAAAATCTTCCAGCGTCATGCCGCGGAAAATGATGGAACCCCAATCGAGCCAACCATTTATTCCAAGCCAGTGGTCAAATAA
- the phnF gene encoding phosphonate metabolism transcriptional regulator PhnF — MARTPIWKSIATHLRDEIAAGQFAQGDKLPTEAALAARFGVNRHTVRHALGALAEDGVVYARRGAGVFVTQVPTDYPIGKRVRFHQNLTLAGRVPAKEILSLETRTATAADCKALRLEAGATVHDYEGLSLADGQPLGLVRSVFPAERFPNLPADLHALRSITAALKRGGVADYTRASTRLKAKLATATQALHLRISEGAPVLHATSINVDVEGVPVEFGNTWFAGDRITLTLEG; from the coding sequence ATGGCCCGCACCCCGATCTGGAAATCCATCGCCACCCATCTGCGCGACGAAATCGCCGCCGGTCAGTTCGCCCAGGGTGACAAGCTGCCGACCGAGGCGGCGCTGGCCGCGCGCTTTGGCGTCAACCGGCACACCGTGCGCCACGCGCTGGGCGCACTGGCCGAGGACGGCGTGGTCTATGCAAGGCGCGGCGCGGGCGTGTTCGTGACACAGGTGCCGACGGATTACCCCATCGGCAAGCGGGTGCGCTTTCACCAGAACCTGACGCTGGCGGGGCGGGTGCCGGCCAAGGAAATCCTGTCATTGGAGACCCGCACGGCGACGGCTGCGGATTGCAAGGCGCTGCGGCTGGAGGCGGGGGCCACGGTGCATGACTACGAAGGGTTGTCGCTGGCCGACGGCCAGCCCCTGGGGCTGGTGCGCAGCGTTTTTCCCGCCGAACGCTTTCCCAACCTGCCTGCCGATCTGCACGCATTGCGCTCGATCACCGCCGCCCTCAAACGCGGCGGCGTGGCGGATTACACCCGTGCCTCGACCCGGCTAAAGGCGAAACTGGCCACAGCAACCCAAGCCCTGCACCTGCGCATCAGTGAGGGCGCACCGGTGCTGCACGCGACCAGCATCAACGTGGATGTAGAGGGGGTGCCGGTGGAGTTCGGCAATACCTGGTTTGCGGGGGACCGGATCACGCTGACGCTGGAAGGGTGA
- a CDS encoding GNAT family N-acetyltransferase — protein MKNLTTAPVLTSQRLVLRGPERSDLPEFTRFMTSAPSMAAQGETVTAEQAWFGFLTGVGHWHWHGFGFFIVVERQTGHPVGRVGLIKHSNWPDVELAWHLFEGAEGKGFATEAAMAVKEWAREELGLDRLYSYIDRENARSQAVAKRLGAITDGTRAPHEPEAEVWVHSMESH, from the coding sequence ATGAAAAATCTCACGACTGCCCCCGTGCTGACAAGCCAACGGTTGGTTTTGCGTGGACCCGAACGGAGTGATCTACCGGAGTTTACTCGCTTCATGACCAGTGCCCCGTCGATGGCGGCTCAGGGCGAGACGGTCACAGCGGAACAGGCTTGGTTCGGGTTTCTGACTGGAGTTGGCCACTGGCATTGGCACGGCTTCGGCTTTTTTATCGTCGTTGAACGGCAAACGGGCCACCCGGTCGGCAGAGTGGGCCTGATCAAGCATTCCAACTGGCCGGACGTAGAACTGGCATGGCATCTGTTCGAAGGCGCGGAGGGAAAAGGCTTTGCAACAGAAGCTGCAATGGCCGTCAAAGAATGGGCCCGTGAGGAGTTGGGGTTAGATCGGCTATACAGCTACATTGACCGGGAGAATGCCCGTTCACAGGCTGTGGCGAAGAGGCTTGGTGCCATCACGGACGGAACGCGGGCCCCGCATGAACCAGAGGCGGAGGTATGGGTTCACTCGATGGAAAGCCATTGA
- a CDS encoding IS110 family transposase, translating to MTKMINDTIGIDISKAHLDAHRLSTATHARFDNTATGLRAFERWLGQTTPERVVFEPTGPYHRRLESHFSGRLPLVKVNPLQARRFAQAHGTRAKTDAVDARMLALMGRALELVPDQPTDPKQREIKELHVARTGLVRDRTALMNRLGTQQLDVTRRLTRARLRQVNHQIDRLNAEIERRNRDCPERARAIGILTSIPGIGAITARALLSECPEIGTLGSKQIAALAGLAPITCQSGQWSGKAHIQGGRRLLRESLFMPALVAMKRNPDLSQKYDALRAAGKPHKVALAVLMRKLLILANTLISENREWTPKHP from the coding sequence ATGACGAAGATGATCAACGATACCATCGGCATCGACATCTCGAAAGCGCATCTTGACGCGCACCGGCTCAGCACCGCAACCCACGCCCGGTTCGACAATACCGCGACAGGCCTGCGCGCCTTCGAGCGCTGGTTGGGGCAGACAACGCCGGAGCGCGTGGTCTTCGAGCCCACCGGCCCCTACCACCGACGCCTCGAGAGCCATTTCTCAGGCCGCCTGCCGCTCGTCAAGGTGAACCCGCTGCAGGCCCGCCGCTTCGCGCAGGCCCACGGCACACGCGCTAAGACCGACGCGGTCGATGCCCGCATGCTCGCGCTCATGGGGCGCGCGCTGGAGCTGGTTCCGGACCAGCCAACCGACCCCAAACAGCGTGAAATCAAGGAGTTGCATGTCGCCCGCACCGGGCTGGTGCGGGATCGTACCGCGCTGATGAACCGCCTTGGCACGCAACAGCTCGACGTGACCCGCCGCCTGACCCGGGCACGCCTGCGTCAGGTCAACCACCAGATCGACAGGCTTAACGCCGAAATCGAACGGCGAAACCGCGATTGCCCGGAACGCGCCAGGGCAATCGGCATTCTCACCTCGATCCCCGGGATCGGTGCCATCACCGCACGGGCGCTGCTCAGCGAATGCCCCGAGATCGGCACTCTGGGGTCAAAGCAGATCGCGGCGCTCGCAGGTCTCGCGCCGATCACGTGTCAGTCCGGTCAGTGGAGCGGAAAGGCCCACATCCAGGGCGGGCGCAGGCTCCTGCGCGAGAGCCTGTTCATGCCCGCCCTCGTCGCCATGAAGCGAAACCCCGATCTGAGCCAGAAATACGATGCCCTCAGAGCCGCCGGAAAACCCCACAAGGTCGCGCTCGCCGTCCTCATGCGAAAACTCCTGATCCTCGCAAACACTCTCATAAGCGAAAACAGAGAATGGACACCAAAACACCCTTGA
- the phnG gene encoding phosphonate C-P lyase system protein PhnG, protein MNEMTDPNAARKAWLGLLARCRAADLDALWTGAALVPDHTVLRSPEVGSVMVRGRAGAVGSAFNLGEVTVTRASVRLASGQDGHGYVQGRDKVKATQAALIDALMQTDQAGAIRAAVLDPLQDQMARTRATRSAKAAATKVEFFTMVRGED, encoded by the coding sequence ATGAATGAAATGACCGACCCAAACGCTGCCCGCAAAGCCTGGCTGGGCCTGCTCGCCCGCTGCCGCGCGGCGGATCTGGATGCGCTGTGGACAGGGGCCGCGCTGGTCCCCGATCACACCGTCTTGCGCAGCCCCGAAGTGGGCAGCGTGATGGTGCGCGGGCGTGCGGGGGCTGTCGGCAGTGCCTTTAACCTTGGCGAAGTCACCGTCACCCGCGCCTCGGTCCGACTGGCCTCGGGGCAGGACGGGCACGGTTATGTGCAGGGGCGTGACAAGGTCAAGGCGACGCAGGCGGCGTTGATTGATGCGCTGATGCAGACCGATCAGGCCGGTGCGATCCGTGCTGCGGTGCTGGACCCGCTGCAGGACCAGATGGCCCGGACCCGCGCCACCCGCAGCGCCAAGGCAGCGGCCACCAAGGTCGAGTTTTTCACCATGGTCAGAGGAGAAGACTGA